Genomic window (Gelria sp. Kuro-4):
GTTCGGTGGCGAAAGGGGCCTATACGGTAGAGAGCAACATCGACGTAATCGTGATCGCCGAGGGCCTGGCGAGGGCAAGACTTCTGTGCCGGGCACCTGGGAATGCTGCCTGGTGACGTGCTACGAAAGAGTCCCGTCGTTCGGTGCTCAAGCCACATTGATGGGGTGGCGAATCGTAAGGGCATCCAAACGAACGGCCGGAGGAGGTATTTCCAGTGGCGTTTTCTCCGTTTAGTGTACAAGATTTCGAACTTATGAAAACTGTACGGGAGGATCAGCCCTTACCTCAGCTGCTGGAAGCGAAGATCAATGACTTGCGTCAGGAACTGGGGCAGTACCCTGAATTCCAGCTCGACTTCTTCAGTAAGCGGATTGTTCGCCGGCCGGGCATGAGGGGAAAAGACGGGTTGGTTTTCGGGCAGGCGAAAACTCTTAACCAGCATTGGTACCTGTACGTGGTCGGCGGCGAGGGCGACGAGGTGTAACTGAACATTGGGATGTGGGAAGATCATGTCCGGGTAGGTCTGGGCTTTCACATAGGCTACGCGAGGACATCGCCCTTCCGGGTTTTCCAGACGTTCCTTGGCATAAGGGCGCCGTTGCCTTTTCGCGATGCCTTCTATCGCTGCGTGGAAAGAAACGGATTTGGAATCGAGGACGTTGCGACAAAGGATGCAGGCGAAGTTCTTTACCGGCTTGAGACATTCGCCTTGCCGCCCGATGACCGAACGGCTTTCGTCTTCGTCGGAGCCCTTTGGGATGTTTCTGAGGCCAGCACCAAGAGCACCGAGGATTACCGTAACGTCTTCTTGGAACTTATGCCTTTTTATGAGGAGCTGCTGCTTGCCAGGGGGCGTTACGACTTTTATCCCTCATAAGTACGTAAGTGGGGGGCGCTGAAAGGGACCGAGGAAGGGCGAGAAAAAGAGCGCAAACACTCTACACCGGTTGAGACAACAGGAATGAGGAGTTTCCCTAAAGGGTCCTAATGCGTTTCCCCAACACCTCTTTGAACCTTATGAGCGTGGATACTGCCCAATCCCGAAGTTTGTCCAACTCGGCCTCAGTGCTATCAATGGTGCCTGCGCGATAAGTGGCAACGCGTGACAGGCGGGCGGTATCCAGCCGCTCCCACTCCAACGGCATGTTTAGTTCTTGCTCTATGTTGTCTTTTTCCCTGTAAAGCCGGTCAAAGAACACTTTGTTCTTGTCCTTGTCGCCTGTATCAATGCAGAGCTCTACGGCGAATCGCTCCTTCTGCTAGAAGGCTGCGCCGTAGGCAAAACCACTCCTTCCGGCACCGATGGTATACCAATTTTGGGGGAGGCCCTTTTGAGCATTCGTAAAACCTGGGGCCTCTGCGATACAAGCTTGGAAAACAGGGCGGGTCTGAAGTCGTCAATGCTGACTAATTTAATTTCCACGCCAAAAAACGCTTGGCCTTCTCCCGTGTTTTCGTTAAGCCAGTCCAGGGCTTGCCGGTGTTCTTCACGAAATTGGGGAGAGATCCAGATTACTTTTTTCGCTCCGCGGCCAGCGGCATACGTAAGGAGTTGCCCCAGATGGGTATGGTCGATGGGCTTGCCTTGACACTAACCCGAGTTCCGCCGGCGCTTGCCTTACGGGAACAATTGGTATATATTTGAAGAGAAAAGAAGTGAAGAACAGCACCATTCAAGCATCACGTTGGGGGCTATGGAAGTGAGTTCGGAAGAACGGGTCAGTAACTGGCTCGAGGAGGCTATGGCCGACCTGA
Coding sequences:
- a CDS encoding nucleotidyltransferase domain-containing protein, yielding MSFVKKHLGGNLPHEWRDGVQRFVSRVKDRFSPCCTILYGSVAKGAYTVESNIDVIVIAEGLARARLLCRAPGNAAW